The proteins below come from a single Pseudomonas chlororaphis genomic window:
- a CDS encoding multidrug transporter: MSLNLSALAVRERSITVFLIFLIAVAGTLAFFTLGRAEDPPFTVKQLTVITAWPGATAQEMQDQVAEPLEKRLQELKWYDRSETYTRPGLAFTMVSLLDRTPPSQVQEEFYQARKKLDDEATRLPAGVIGPLVNDEYSDVTFALFALKAKGEPQRLLARDAEVLRQRLLHVAGVKKVNIIGEQAERIFVSFSHDRLATLGVSPQDIFAALNSQNVLTPAGSIETHGPQVFLRVDGAFDKLEKIRDTPLAIQGRTLKLSDVATVERGYEDPATFLVRNNGEEALLLGVIMREGWNGLDLGKALDAETSKINEGMPLGMTLTKVTDQAVNISSAVDEFMVKFFVALLVVMVVCFISMGWHVGIVVAAAVPLTLAIVFVVMAATGKNFDRITLGSLILALGLLVDDAIIAIEMMVVKMEEGYDRIKASAYAWSHTAAPMLSGTLVTAIGFMPNGFAQSTAGEYTSNMFWIVGIALIASWVVAVAFTPYLGVKMLPDIKKVEGGHAAIYDTPRYNRFRRILARVIARKWLVAGTVITLFAVSILGMGQVKKQFFPTSDRPEVMIEVQMPYGTSIEQTSATTAKVEAWLQKQAEAKIITAYVGQGAPRFFLAIAPELPDPSFAKIVVLTDDQQARETLKFRLREAVAEGLAPEARVRATQIVFGPYSPFPVAYRVMGPDPSKLREIASRVQDVMQTSPLMRTVNTDWGPLTPTLHFNLDQDRLQAVGLTSSAVAQQLQFLLAGVPITAVREDIRSVQVVGRAAGDIRLDPARIEGFTLVGATGQRIPLSQVGEVDVRMEDPILRRRDRTPTITVRGDIAEGLQPPDVSSAIIKQLQPIIDTLPQGYRIEQAGAIEESGKAGKAIVPLVPIMIALTLLIIIIQVRSISAMIMVFFTAPLGLIGVVPTLLIFHQPFGINALVGLIALSGILMRNTLILIGQIHHNAQEGLDPFNAVIEATVQRARPVLLTALAAILAFIPLTHSVFWGTLAYTLIGGTFVGTIMTLVFLPAMYSIWFKIRPGHPAQ; the protein is encoded by the coding sequence ATGAGCCTCAACCTTTCGGCTCTCGCGGTGCGCGAGCGCTCCATCACGGTCTTTCTGATTTTTCTGATTGCTGTCGCCGGAACCCTGGCCTTCTTCACGCTGGGCCGCGCGGAGGATCCGCCCTTTACCGTCAAGCAACTGACCGTGATCACGGCCTGGCCGGGCGCGACGGCGCAGGAGATGCAGGACCAGGTGGCCGAGCCCCTGGAAAAACGCCTGCAGGAATTGAAATGGTACGACCGCTCGGAAACGTACACCCGTCCCGGCCTGGCGTTCACCATGGTGTCGCTGCTGGACCGCACGCCGCCTTCACAGGTGCAGGAGGAGTTTTATCAGGCGCGCAAGAAACTCGACGACGAAGCCACCAGGTTGCCGGCGGGGGTGATCGGGCCGTTGGTCAACGACGAGTATTCGGACGTGACGTTTGCGTTGTTCGCCCTCAAGGCCAAGGGCGAGCCGCAGCGCCTGCTGGCGCGTGATGCCGAGGTTCTGCGCCAGCGTCTGTTGCACGTGGCAGGGGTGAAGAAGGTCAACATTATCGGCGAGCAGGCCGAGCGTATTTTCGTTTCCTTTTCTCACGATCGGCTGGCGACCCTGGGGGTGTCTCCCCAGGATATCTTCGCCGCCCTGAACAGCCAGAACGTGCTGACCCCCGCCGGTTCCATCGAAACCCATGGGCCACAGGTCTTTTTGCGGGTGGATGGCGCCTTCGACAAGTTGGAAAAAATCCGCGACACGCCGTTGGCTATCCAAGGCCGGACCTTGAAACTCTCGGACGTGGCGACGGTGGAACGCGGTTATGAAGATCCGGCGACCTTCCTGGTGCGCAACAATGGCGAAGAAGCGCTGTTGCTGGGCGTGATCATGCGCGAAGGCTGGAACGGCCTGGACCTGGGCAAGGCGCTCGACGCCGAGACCAGCAAGATCAATGAAGGTATGCCGCTGGGCATGACGCTGACCAAGGTCACCGACCAGGCGGTCAACATCAGCTCGGCGGTCGACGAGTTCATGGTCAAGTTCTTCGTCGCCTTGCTGGTGGTGATGGTCGTGTGCTTTATCAGCATGGGTTGGCACGTCGGGATCGTGGTCGCGGCGGCTGTGCCCCTGACCCTGGCCATCGTGTTTGTGGTGATGGCGGCCACCGGCAAGAACTTCGACCGGATCACCCTGGGCTCGCTGATCCTGGCCCTAGGGTTGCTGGTGGACGACGCCATCATCGCCATCGAAATGATGGTGGTGAAAATGGAGGAGGGCTACGACCGGATCAAGGCCTCCGCGTATGCCTGGAGCCACACGGCCGCGCCAATGCTCTCCGGTACGCTGGTGACGGCGATCGGCTTCATGCCCAACGGCTTTGCCCAGTCCACTGCCGGCGAATACACCAGCAACATGTTCTGGATCGTCGGCATCGCGCTGATCGCCTCCTGGGTCGTCGCGGTGGCGTTCACTCCTTACCTGGGGGTGAAAATGTTGCCGGACATCAAAAAGGTCGAAGGCGGGCACGCAGCCATCTACGACACGCCACGCTACAACCGCTTCCGTCGCATCCTGGCGCGGGTGATCGCGCGTAAATGGCTGGTGGCCGGCACGGTCATCACCCTGTTTGCCGTGTCCATCCTGGGCATGGGCCAGGTGAAGAAACAGTTCTTCCCGACCTCGGACCGCCCCGAGGTGATGATCGAAGTGCAGATGCCCTATGGCACTTCCATCGAGCAGACCAGCGCCACCACCGCCAAGGTCGAGGCGTGGCTGCAGAAGCAGGCGGAAGCCAAGATCATCACCGCCTACGTCGGGCAGGGGGCGCCGCGTTTCTTCCTGGCGATCGCGCCGGAGCTGCCGGATCCATCGTTCGCCAAGATCGTGGTGCTGACAGACGATCAGCAAGCCCGGGAAACCCTCAAGTTCCGGCTGCGCGAAGCGGTGGCCGAAGGGCTCGCTCCAGAGGCGCGGGTCAGGGCCACGCAGATCGTCTTCGGTCCGTACTCACCGTTCCCGGTGGCGTACCGGGTGATGGGGCCTGACCCGTCGAAACTGCGGGAGATCGCCAGTCGCGTCCAGGACGTCATGCAAACCAGCCCGCTGATGAGGACCGTCAACACCGACTGGGGACCGCTGACGCCGACGCTGCACTTCAACCTGGACCAGGACCGTTTGCAGGCGGTCGGGCTGACCTCCAGCGCCGTTGCCCAGCAACTGCAATTCCTGCTGGCGGGCGTGCCGATCACGGCGGTGCGCGAGGACATCCGCTCGGTGCAGGTGGTCGGTCGGGCCGCGGGGGACATCCGCCTCGATCCGGCCAGGATCGAAGGCTTTACCCTGGTAGGGGCCACGGGCCAACGCATTCCCCTGTCCCAGGTCGGCGAGGTCGATGTACGCATGGAAGACCCGATCCTGCGACGGCGTGACCGCACGCCCACCATCACCGTGCGCGGCGACATCGCCGAAGGCTTGCAGCCGCCGGACGTGTCGAGCGCGATCATCAAGCAATTGCAGCCGATCATCGACACGCTGCCCCAGGGTTACCGGATCGAGCAGGCCGGGGCCATCGAGGAATCGGGCAAGGCCGGCAAGGCGATCGTGCCGCTGGTGCCGATCATGATTGCCCTGACGCTGCTGATCATCATCATCCAGGTGCGTTCGATCTCGGCGATGATCATGGTGTTTTTCACAGCGCCCCTGGGGTTGATTGGCGTGGTGCCGACCTTGCTGATTTTCCATCAGCCGTTCGGCATCAACGCGCTGGTCGGGCTGATCGCGCTGTCGGGCATCCTGATGCGCAACACGCTGATCCTGATCGGGCAGATCCACCACAACGCGCAGGAAGGGCTGGATCCGTTCAACGCCGTCATCGAGGCCACGGTCCAGCGTGCACGCCCGGTGTTGTTGACGGCCCTGGCGGCGATCCTGGCGTTCATTCCGCTGACGCACTCGGTCTTCTGGGGCACGTTGGCCTACACGCTGATCGGCGGTACGTTCGTCGGCACCATCATGACGCTGGTGTTCCTGCCGGCGATGTATTCCATCTGGTTCAAGATCCGTCCCGGTCATCCGGCGCAATGA
- a CDS encoding RND transporter — MPPFRPLALLVGASLMAGCAVGPDYQRPDTALSDRFLGQSSVEQRRGAAPTSLTTWWEGFGDPVLSDFIAKALEQNLDLAQASARVAQARAGLGAANAALLPSGNISGQAARAYQSVETPLGRVLDSTPGFDRYGNAYELDLSASWELDLFGGLRRGREAALADYQASEAGVAATRLAVAAQTADIYITLRGLQARLDIANRQVKTQQDLLEKVQLLYSKGLAAHYQIRQTEGALAQVQATVPVLQTGLDATLNALDVMLGTPPGTHRQQLAETGSIPLPPQINEMGTPADLLRRRPDLIVAERRLAASNARIGEAIAEYYPKFSLSALLGSATSVSAGHLFSGGASQASGALGLRWRLFDFGRINAQIDQAKGQEAEELAAYRQSALRATEDVENALSALVNRESQATTLISGEASLSEARQSSFIAYQKGAASLIDVLNADQTLLQASDARAQARTEAARAAVAAFKALGGGWQAPQPQPVANR; from the coding sequence ATGCCTCCCTTCCGCCCCCTTGCTCTGTTGGTAGGCGCCAGCCTGATGGCCGGCTGCGCGGTCGGTCCGGATTACCAGCGTCCGGACACTGCGCTCTCGGATCGCTTCCTGGGCCAGTCCTCTGTCGAACAAAGGCGCGGTGCAGCGCCCACCAGCCTCACCACCTGGTGGGAGGGATTTGGCGACCCGGTACTGAGTGATTTCATCGCCAAAGCGCTGGAGCAGAACCTTGACCTTGCCCAGGCATCGGCGCGCGTTGCCCAGGCGCGTGCCGGCCTTGGCGCCGCCAATGCCGCCCTGCTGCCCTCGGGAAACATCAGCGGCCAGGCCGCACGCGCCTATCAATCGGTCGAGACCCCGTTGGGCCGGGTGCTCGATTCGACGCCTGGCTTTGACCGGTACGGCAATGCCTATGAGCTGGACCTGAGCGCGAGCTGGGAGCTGGATCTCTTTGGTGGCCTGCGACGCGGACGCGAAGCCGCATTGGCCGACTACCAGGCCTCCGAGGCCGGTGTCGCCGCCACAAGACTTGCCGTCGCCGCGCAGACCGCTGACATCTACATCACCCTGCGCGGCCTGCAAGCGCGACTCGACATCGCGAACCGCCAGGTCAAGACCCAGCAGGACTTGCTCGAGAAAGTCCAACTGCTCTACAGCAAAGGCCTCGCCGCCCACTATCAGATCCGCCAGACCGAGGGCGCGCTCGCTCAAGTGCAGGCCACGGTGCCTGTGCTGCAGACTGGCCTGGATGCCACGCTGAATGCACTGGATGTCATGCTCGGCACACCGCCAGGCACCCATCGCCAGCAACTGGCCGAAACAGGCAGCATTCCCCTGCCCCCTCAAATCAACGAAATGGGGACGCCGGCTGATCTGCTGCGCCGGCGGCCGGACCTCATCGTCGCCGAGCGCCGGCTCGCCGCTTCCAATGCCCGCATCGGGGAAGCCATCGCCGAGTACTACCCGAAATTTTCCCTCAGTGCGTTGCTCGGCAGTGCCACCAGCGTGTCGGCCGGGCACCTGTTCTCCGGCGGCGCCAGCCAGGCTTCTGGCGCACTGGGTCTGCGCTGGCGGCTGTTCGACTTTGGCCGGATCAACGCGCAGATCGACCAGGCCAAGGGGCAGGAAGCTGAAGAACTGGCGGCCTACCGCCAATCCGCGCTTCGGGCCACCGAGGATGTCGAGAACGCGCTCTCCGCCCTGGTGAACCGAGAGTCCCAGGCAACCACCCTCATTTCAGGCGAAGCGTCACTGAGCGAGGCTCGCCAGTCGTCCTTTATTGCCTATCAGAAAGGTGCGGCCAGCCTGATCGACGTCCTCAACGCCGACCAGACGCTGCTCCAGGCATCCGATGCACGGGCACAGGCACGAACCGAGGCGGCGCGCGCGGCAGTCGCGGCGTTCAAGGCCCTCGGTGGCGGCTGGCAAGCGCCTCAGCCGCAGCCCGTGGCGAATCGATGA
- a CDS encoding short-chain dehydrogenase, giving the protein MKSNDNSWVLITGASSGFGEEFARQYAAQGKSLVLVARRLDKLEALSAQLRERFGIEILVEQVDLSSVPAIIELHKRLGQQGIVVDVLINNAGHGLQGPFIDHAVDQSLAMINLDIASLTVMTRLFAQDMRIRRRGHILQVASLLSYQGVKHFAVYSAAKAYVLRFCEALHQELKADGVVVTALCPGMSDTGFAQSASQKLTPVLRKVMMQPQPVVRAGIRALQAGRMSVVPGFGNKALTVLTWATPRWLHQRLMANVMGV; this is encoded by the coding sequence ATGAAAAGCAACGACAATTCCTGGGTGCTCATCACGGGTGCTTCCAGCGGCTTCGGCGAGGAGTTCGCCCGGCAATACGCAGCCCAGGGAAAATCCCTGGTTCTGGTAGCCCGCAGGCTGGACAAGCTTGAAGCGCTGTCGGCCCAGTTGCGCGAGCGCTTCGGCATCGAGATCCTCGTCGAGCAGGTCGACCTGTCTTCGGTCCCGGCGATCATCGAGCTGCACAAGCGGCTGGGTCAACAGGGTATTGTGGTCGATGTACTCATCAACAACGCCGGCCATGGATTGCAGGGCCCGTTCATTGACCACGCCGTTGACCAGTCCCTGGCAATGATCAATCTGGACATCGCCAGCCTCACGGTCATGACTCGCCTCTTCGCGCAGGACATGCGCATCCGCCGTCGGGGCCACATTTTGCAAGTCGCCAGCTTGCTGTCCTATCAAGGCGTGAAGCATTTTGCGGTCTATTCAGCCGCCAAGGCCTACGTACTCCGCTTCTGCGAGGCGCTGCACCAGGAGCTCAAGGCCGATGGCGTGGTCGTGACCGCACTGTGCCCGGGCATGTCCGATACCGGGTTTGCCCAAAGCGCCAGCCAGAAACTCACGCCGGTGCTGAGGAAGGTGATGATGCAACCTCAACCGGTGGTTCGCGCCGGCATCCGCGCGCTGCAAGCCGGGCGCATGAGTGTCGTACCCGGTTTCGGCAACAAGGCGCTCACGGTGTTGACCTGGGCCACGCCGCGCTGGCTCCACCAGCGTCTGATGGCCAATGTCATGGGTGTATGA
- a CDS encoding Long-chain fatty acid transport protein — translation MKKILLKAPLGLAVTLATSQVFASGFALNEQSISGMGTGFAGRSSSAEDASTVFGNPAGMSRLKHEQVSLGAATLFAKSDISQTRSTFGGQQDGDMVPTTTVPMGYYVKPLDEHWAVGVGFYVPFGLITDYGSDFAGRYYANKSEVTTLTFQPTVSYAFNDKVSIGFGPTINRISGEISGMVPNPLSPGSNDGKLKSNGDDTALGFNAGLLVQATDRTRLGLTYHSKVSYHLDAKSKLTGGIFSVVGVSGRSYDASLDVDLPESVDLSLTHQLNDDWTLYLGSTWTRWSRFKELTIENSGLPALLSGALGTVSEEQNWHDTWAHAIGAAYRLNDQWVLRAGMSVDQSPANNTNRGPRIPTGDRTVLSFGAGWTPVQDVTIDLAYSYLQEESVRVNETSATRGAYSAKYRNSASGFGTSISYRF, via the coding sequence ATGAAAAAAATCTTGCTCAAGGCCCCCTTGGGGCTCGCCGTCACCCTTGCCACTTCCCAGGTGTTTGCAAGCGGCTTCGCCCTTAACGAACAGAGCATCAGCGGGATGGGGACGGGATTCGCCGGGCGTTCTTCTTCAGCGGAAGATGCCAGCACGGTCTTCGGTAACCCGGCGGGCATGTCGCGCTTGAAGCACGAGCAGGTCAGCCTCGGCGCAGCGACGCTGTTTGCCAAGAGCGATATCAGCCAGACCCGCAGCACATTCGGCGGCCAGCAAGACGGTGACATGGTGCCAACCACCACGGTGCCGATGGGTTACTACGTCAAGCCGCTGGACGAGCACTGGGCCGTCGGCGTGGGTTTCTACGTGCCGTTTGGCTTGATCACCGATTACGGCAGCGACTTTGCCGGGCGTTACTACGCCAACAAAAGCGAAGTGACGACGCTGACCTTCCAGCCCACTGTCAGCTATGCCTTCAACGACAAGGTGTCGATCGGGTTCGGGCCGACCATCAACCGGATCAGCGGTGAGATCTCCGGAATGGTCCCCAATCCTCTGAGCCCCGGCAGCAACGATGGGAAGCTGAAAAGCAACGGCGACGACACCGCACTCGGCTTCAATGCCGGTCTCCTGGTGCAGGCCACCGACCGGACCCGCCTGGGGCTGACGTATCACTCCAAGGTCAGTTATCACCTGGACGCGAAGTCCAAGCTCACCGGCGGGATTTTCAGCGTCGTCGGGGTCAGCGGGCGTAGTTATGACGCGTCACTGGATGTGGACCTCCCTGAGTCAGTCGATCTCTCGCTCACCCACCAGCTCAATGATGACTGGACCCTTTATCTGGGCAGTACCTGGACACGCTGGAGTCGCTTCAAGGAACTGACCATCGAGAACTCAGGCTTGCCTGCACTGTTGAGCGGCGCGCTGGGCACTGTCAGCGAAGAACAGAACTGGCATGACACCTGGGCCCATGCAATCGGCGCGGCATACCGGTTGAACGACCAGTGGGTGCTGCGCGCCGGCATGTCGGTGGATCAGTCGCCGGCCAACAACACCAACCGCGGGCCGCGGATTCCAACCGGTGATCGCACCGTGCTCAGCTTCGGTGCCGGCTGGACGCCGGTGCAGGATGTGACGATCGACCTGGCGTATTCCTATCTCCAGGAAGAGAGCGTGCGGGTCAACGAAACCTCTGCGACCCGTGGCGCGTACAGTGCCAAATATCGCAACAGCGCCAGCGGTTTCGGTACTTCGATCAGCTATCGCTTCTGA
- a CDS encoding acyl-CoA thioesterase: protein MTRFAEVLAQFDPGVPFVAPANWQQGRTIFGGLSAALSLETVLRERPEGFPPFKSAQVSFIGPVTQPQTFHTSVLREGRSVTSVSVDCTSGDELALRTTLLFAQPRASRITHEAWGCPPVEGPSRYPTLELDRAIAPACAFNFEMRPAGGSLPVSGAQNPELLMWVRHLDAQGVDPAVALIALADSLPPAAMTCFTEPAAISSASWTIDLPQPAVAGEWFLIGSFSRQAFEGYSLQDMEVWDESGRRVLWARQTVAIFT from the coding sequence ATGACCCGCTTCGCTGAGGTTTTGGCGCAATTTGATCCGGGCGTGCCATTTGTGGCTCCGGCCAATTGGCAGCAAGGTCGAACGATCTTCGGTGGCTTGTCGGCGGCATTGTCGTTGGAGACGGTTTTGCGCGAGCGGCCTGAAGGCTTCCCGCCGTTCAAGTCTGCGCAGGTGTCATTCATTGGGCCCGTCACGCAACCCCAGACATTCCACACAAGCGTGTTGCGCGAAGGGCGATCCGTGACTTCAGTGTCGGTCGACTGCACGTCCGGTGATGAGCTGGCGTTGCGCACGACCTTGCTGTTTGCGCAGCCACGGGCCAGCCGGATTACCCATGAGGCGTGGGGTTGCCCGCCGGTGGAAGGCCCGTCGCGATACCCCACGCTGGAGCTGGACCGCGCCATTGCGCCGGCCTGCGCCTTCAACTTCGAGATGCGTCCCGCAGGCGGCTCGTTGCCGGTGTCCGGTGCGCAAAATCCCGAGCTATTGATGTGGGTCCGTCACCTGGATGCCCAAGGGGTGGACCCGGCGGTGGCCCTGATCGCCCTCGCGGACAGTCTGCCGCCAGCCGCCATGACCTGCTTCACGGAGCCGGCCGCCATCAGCTCGGCGTCCTGGACAATCGATCTGCCGCAGCCCGCCGTGGCCGGCGAATGGTTTCTTATCGGTTCCTTCAGTCGCCAGGCCTTCGAAGGCTATTCGTTACAGGACATGGAGGTCTGGGACGAGAGCGGGCGGCGAGTGCTTTGGGCACGTCAGACCGTGGCCATTTTCACCTGA
- a CDS encoding AcrR family transcriptional regulator yields the protein MNQSPAPSPSTRGPADHDIRDQIVAAANEHFSQYGYAKTTVSDLAKAIGFSKAYIYKFFDSKQAIGEAICSSCLAKIVEAVEEAINEQGLSSTERFRRLVKTLITTGIDLFFNDRKLYDIAAFSASERWPSSQVYDARIKQFVVQVVREGRESGEFERKTPLDETVEAIHLTLRPFVNPLLLQYSLDHVEVAPTLTANLILRSLMP from the coding sequence ATGAACCAGTCTCCAGCACCTTCGCCCAGCACTCGCGGCCCTGCCGATCATGACATTCGCGACCAGATTGTCGCGGCGGCCAACGAGCATTTCAGTCAATACGGTTACGCCAAGACCACTGTGTCCGACTTGGCCAAGGCCATCGGCTTTTCCAAGGCGTACATCTATAAGTTCTTCGATTCTAAGCAGGCGATTGGCGAGGCCATTTGCTCCAGTTGTCTTGCGAAGATCGTCGAGGCCGTGGAGGAGGCCATCAACGAGCAAGGGCTCTCTTCGACAGAGCGCTTTCGCCGTCTGGTCAAGACCTTGATCACCACCGGAATCGACCTGTTCTTCAATGATCGCAAGCTCTACGACATTGCCGCATTCTCCGCGTCGGAGCGCTGGCCCAGCTCCCAGGTGTATGACGCACGGATCAAGCAATTCGTGGTGCAGGTGGTGCGCGAAGGGCGTGAAAGCGGTGAGTTCGAGCGCAAGACTCCCCTGGACGAAACCGTTGAAGCGATCCACCTGACCCTCCGACCTTTCGTCAATCCTCTGTTGCTGCAGTACAGCCTCGACCACGTCGAGGTTGCGCCGACGCTGACCGCGAACCTCATCCTGCGCAGCCTGATGCCCTGA